In the Desulfitobacterium hafniense DCB-2 genome, GCAGTCACAATACTGACTCACTTGACAATCACCAAATATTTGAATAATTTAATATCTCTTCAATAATCAACTGCCAAAAAATGACCACTTACAAAAATCTGCCCATCTAAAATCGGACACGAATCCGATTTTGGATGGGCAAACTAAGGGCGGCAAGCTCACTTCAACAGCCAGTCCAGTGCGTTAAGCTGCTTAATTCCGTTGTGGGAAACCAAGGGACCGTGATCCATCGTCAACAGAAACTTCGGGTTGTGGTCGCTGATGGCATCAAGGGGCGCAAGCTCCCGCTGAAGGGTCTTTCCGTCAGCATCCATCACCGTATAGGCCACCTGGTAGTATTCCTCTCCCTCTGGCCCAATGGCAATAAAGTCAATTTCAGCAGCACCCACTTTGCCGATATGAACCTCATAACCACGGCGCAACAGTTCCAAGTAGACGATGTTTTCCAGGATATGCCCCGCATCGGCTTTCTTCGTACCGAGAGCGTTGTACCGCAGGCCCATGTCGGCAGCATAATACTTATCTCCGGTTTTCAGATACTGCTTGCCCTTGACATCATACCGGCCCACACGGTAAAAGATAAAGCTGTCCGTCAGTGCCGTCAGATAACTTTCCACCGTATGCACGGTGATCTTTCTTCCCGCCGAGGTCATGGTATCGGCGATCTTTTTGGTAGAACACAAATTGCCGATGTTGTCGAACAAAAAACGCACGACACTCTGAAGCATGGCCAGGTCGGGAAACCGCCTGCGGGCCACGATGTCCTTCAGCACGATGGAGTCATAAAGCCCGTCCAGGTATTGCCGGATATCTTTCTGCCGCTTTAATTCCAATGTATATGGAAAAGAGCTGTTGTGGATATAGTCTTGATACAGCCGGTCTATGCTGCTGTCAGGCGGAAAGGCCGACACATATTCCTTGAAAGAAAGGGGCAGCATCTTGATCTCCACATACCGCCCGGACAATAGCGTAGCAAGCTCCCCGGACAGCAGATAGGCGTTGGACCCCGTGATGTACACGTCGCAGTTTTTCTTGATGAACAAGCTGTCAACCGCCTTCTGAAAATCGGTTACGCGCTGCACTTCATCCAAAAAGACGTAATTCATCCTGTCGGGCAGCAATCTGGCCTTCACAAGCTCATACAAATCCTTGCTGTTTTCAATCTCGGCCCAGTCCCCATCTTCCAGGTTGAACGCGATGATCTGCTCCGGCTTCACGTCATTTTGCAGTAAATAATCCTGATATAGCTCAAACAGGGTGGACTTTCCGCAGCGGCGGATACCTGTCACTACTTTGATAAGCTGTTTGTCCCGGAAACTGATCAGGTTTTCCAAATACTCGTTTCTTGGTATCATCCCAACACCTCCCTTTGCATATATTATACACAAAAAAATCAATACGGATAACATCTTTGAACGATATCTTCAAATATTTAGTTATGAACCCATGTTATTGCAATTGATATGCATCATTTTTAGGATTTCCCGCTCTTCAGTCGTTTCCGGTGTTTGTCAACATAGTTGTCGCTAAACCCCAAGATTCACATATAAGTTAAGGGAATTTCTTCTCCTTAATATTTTCAGGTTTAATACTCCTGGATTGAGCCATACCTCTTGCTTCAAACTCCAATTGCGAACATCACGCGACCAGCGCTCCGGATGGGCCGCCTTAGCTGCTTCATAGAGTTTATGTCGCCTTTCGAGAATAGTTTGGTCCATTCCAGTGTGTCGTTGATGCGGTGTTAAGAACTTCAGACCACTATGTCTATGTTCGAGGTTATACCACCGCACAAAATCGAATACCCATGTTCTTGCCTGGGTCAAATCAGCAAATCCTGCTGAAGGATAATTCGGCCGATACTTGCAGGTTTTGAAAATAGATTCTGCGTAGGGATTATCATTACTCACCCGAGGACGGCTCCTTGAGGGAGTGATCCCAAGTTGATACAAGGTCTCTAATAGGGAGGCTCCTTTCATTGGACTCCCATTGTCAGAATGGAGAATAAGCGGCTTTAACGGCACGGAACATTGCTCTGACAAGGCGGCACGCCGCACCAATTGACTCGCGTTTTCAGCGGATTCTTCCAACCAGATATCCCACGCAACGATTTTGCGGCTAAACAAATCCAGAATTAAATAGAGATAGAAGTAAATGCCCCGAGCAGGACCGGGTAACCATGTTATATCCCACATCCAGACCTGATTCGGCCCAGTGGCACAATGAGTTGAAATGGG is a window encoding:
- a CDS encoding ATP-binding protein: MIPRNEYLENLISFRDKQLIKVVTGIRRCGKSTLFELYQDYLLQNDVKPEQIIAFNLEDGDWAEIENSKDLYELVKARLLPDRMNYVFLDEVQRVTDFQKAVDSLFIKKNCDVYITGSNAYLLSGELATLLSGRYVEIKMLPLSFKEYVSAFPPDSSIDRLYQDYIHNSSFPYTLELKRQKDIRQYLDGLYDSIVLKDIVARRRFPDLAMLQSVVRFLFDNIGNLCSTKKIADTMTSAGRKITVHTVESYLTALTDSFIFYRVGRYDVKGKQYLKTGDKYYAADMGLRYNALGTKKADAGHILENIVYLELLRRGYEVHIGKVGAAEIDFIAIGPEGEEYYQVAYTVMDADGKTLQRELAPLDAISDHNPKFLLTMDHGPLVSHNGIKQLNALDWLLK